A window of the Planococcus citri chromosome 4, ihPlaCitr1.1, whole genome shotgun sequence genome harbors these coding sequences:
- the LOC135843391 gene encoding uncharacterized protein LOC135843391, with the protein MYYGYQSMPNESTTHVDHLACQITDLENEISKRKQIGERAAKIFHDHLTSVYENLKQYETQSRASAVYNLPITSSLNLSSLSLNLSKLREAFTKVINLRIKLAEMIPSTESTSSTEAKEVQSILTKQPNIEKLLRKQSFLIIQIESLEEQGDICPTKAEVMYDHVSKLYDSYISNHIQIEENIDDSATLEIQQKISTDVQAKVIDFQTKLKKIIKSIASTSISQPDEANLNSEIRSSTEYKTPFQPKQTLQSSESENTLRSMNLKLSNLESLYEDLWDSQKNRYNEETSTDNSEILDSLNDNLDISKDIKNKMTCLEEAQRKLREDNERSERNILDKLNQILQMNGSQSSLSAYAAYYDNYRSSLQKLETNTLEMLQPLQANSSIPSVPRKSRFS; encoded by the exons ATGTATTACGGATATCAAAGTATGCCTAATGAGTCTACAACCCACGTTGATCACTTAGCATGCCAAATTACTgacttggaaaatgaaatatcaaaacgaAAACAGATCGGTGAGCGCGCAGCGAAAATATTTCACGATCATCTTACATCAGTttacgaaaatttgaaacaatatgAGACTCAATCACGAGCCAGTGCGGTTTATAATCTGCCAATAACCTCTAGTTTGAACTTGAGTAGCCTTAGTTTGAACTTGAGTAAACTTCGTGAAGCCTTCACGAAGGTGATAAATCTTCGAATAAAATTGGCCGAAATGATACCTTCAACCGAATCAACGTCATCGACTGAAGCCAAGGAAGTTCAATCCATTTTAACAAAACAGCCCAACATCGAGAAACTTCTTCGGAAACAATCTTTCCTCATAATACAAATCGAATCGCTAGAAGAACAAGGAGATATTTGTCCGACAAAAGCTGAAGTAATGTACGATCATGTTTCTAAACTTTACGACTCGTACATCTCAAATCATATTCAAATCGAAGAGAACATCGACGATAGTGCTACTcttgaaattcaacaaaaaatctcTACAGACGTCCAAGCAAAAGTCATCGATTTTCAaacgaaactgaaaaaaattatcaagtcgATCGCATCAACGTCAATTTCGCAGCCTGATGAGGCGAATTTAAATTCAGAAATCCGGTCTTCAACGGAATACAAG ACTCCATTTCAACCCAAACAAACCCTGCAGTCATCGGAATCAGAAAACACTCTTCGATCGATGAATCTCAAATTGTCCAATCTTGAAAGTTTGTACGAAGATTTATGGGATTCGCAAAAAAATAGATACAATGAAGAAACTTCGACTGATAACAGCGAGATCCTCGACTCTCTCAATGATAATTTAGATATATCTAAAGATATCAAAAATAAGATGACTTGTCTGGAAGAGGCGCAACGTAAATTACGCGAAGATAACGAACGTAGTGAAAGAAACATTCTCGATAAATTGAATCAAATCTTGCAAATGAACGGATCACAGAGTTCTCTGAGCGCATATGCAGCATATTATGATAATTATCGCAGCTCACTACAGAAACTAGAGACAAATACACTAGAAATGCTACAGCCGCTACAGGCAAATAGTTCGATTCCCTCGGTTCCTCGCAAATCACGATTTTCATGA